From a single Okeanomitos corallinicola TIOX110 genomic region:
- the dcm gene encoding DNA (cytosine-5-)-methyltransferase produces MTQNIKKSLKFLDLFCGMGGFRIATEIVCQEFNIQPLCVFSSDIDPHVQKIYAANFGEQPTGDITKIDTQDIPEHDILFAGFPCQPFSICGDMKGFDDIRGTLFFDIVRILEAKKPTAFVLENVKQLKGHNQGKTLQRIMEAIKDLGYHADYRVLNALNFGVPQKRERIFIVGFQEEVNFVWTEGGLKMKPLTEVLENNVDEFYYASEKIRNNRLAKRQGKSHDYKMSIWHENKGGNISVYPYSCALRAGASYNYLLVNGERRLTEREMLRLQGFPEDYQIIGSYQGMRKLAGNSVAVPCVAAVVRGVLSVMLGKEINTNANQICSPKQLSLSLDI; encoded by the coding sequence ATGACCCAAAATATCAAAAAATCTCTGAAATTTCTAGACTTATTTTGTGGAATGGGTGGATTCCGCATTGCTACAGAAATAGTATGTCAAGAGTTTAATATTCAACCATTATGTGTTTTTTCCAGTGATATAGATCCTCATGTTCAAAAAATCTATGCAGCAAATTTTGGTGAACAACCCACAGGAGACATTACCAAAATAGACACTCAAGATATTCCTGAACATGATATTTTATTTGCTGGTTTTCCCTGTCAACCTTTTAGTATCTGTGGAGATATGAAAGGTTTTGATGATATTCGTGGTACTTTGTTTTTTGATATAGTTCGGATTTTAGAAGCTAAAAAACCTACTGCTTTTGTATTAGAAAATGTCAAACAATTAAAAGGACATAATCAGGGAAAAACTCTACAAAGGATTATGGAAGCTATCAAAGATTTAGGATATCATGCTGATTATCGGGTTTTGAATGCTCTGAATTTTGGTGTACCACAAAAGCGGGAAAGAATTTTTATTGTGGGTTTTCAGGAAGAAGTTAATTTTGTTTGGACAGAGGGTGGTTTAAAAATGAAACCCTTAACCGAAGTTTTAGAAAATAACGTTGATGAATTTTATTATGCTTCTGAGAAAATTAGAAATAATCGGTTAGCCAAACGTCAGGGAAAATCTCATGATTATAAAATGAGTATTTGGCATGAAAATAAAGGTGGAAATATTAGTGTTTATCCCTATTCCTGTGCTTTGAGGGCGGGAGCTTCTTATAATTATTTATTGGTGAATGGGGAAAGAAGATTAACGGAAAGGGAGATGTTAAGGTTACAAGGTTTCCCTGAAGATTATCAAATCATTGGTAGTTATCAAGGGATGAGAAAATTAGCGGGTAATTCTGTTGCTGTTCCTTGTGTTGCTGCTGTTGTGCGTGGGGTTTTGAGTGTGATGTTAGGGAAAGAAATTAATACAAATGCCAATCAAATCTGTAGTCCAAAACAATTAAGTTTGTCCTTGGATATCTGA
- a CDS encoding HaeII family restriction endonuclease, giving the protein MSTVKIAKERLDSIIKKARVDFYKPIQIAEVLRYLRLIGDIDITNINTYQNPSIHWRNTVTKRLLGKISTSSARYQHDVWNLSAMYPELLSILDNENKRTNGCVERYIYLKFNERQETVGSIISFIENVSPQDFKLSVLLDKFIKDIQVRRSIDKTYEIITYSLFETIVVALGATIKVSIPSSSKELLAEFSDLVCVLLGLEIGKESWEFPAHIYRVGVTNAADRGLDMWTNFGPAIQVKHMTLNKNLAEKIVDQVESDNIVIVCCDADAEVIEVITKQISWGQRVRGIVRESELINWYERCLRGKFSSQTAQPLMNRLVNSFKAEFPQASAMIDFLEEHEYLSMSVDKVWVTDIDINF; this is encoded by the coding sequence ATGTCTACCGTTAAAATTGCAAAAGAAAGATTAGATAGTATTATCAAAAAAGCAAGAGTAGACTTTTACAAGCCTATTCAAATTGCAGAGGTTTTGAGGTATTTACGCCTGATTGGTGATATTGATATTACAAATATTAATACATACCAAAATCCCTCAATTCATTGGCGTAATACAGTTACAAAACGTTTATTAGGAAAAATTTCGACATCTTCAGCAAGATACCAGCATGATGTGTGGAATTTGAGTGCAATGTACCCAGAATTACTTTCTATTCTAGACAATGAAAACAAACGCACTAATGGATGTGTTGAGCGTTATATTTATTTAAAGTTCAATGAAAGACAAGAAACTGTTGGAAGTATTATTTCTTTTATAGAAAACGTGTCACCACAAGATTTTAAATTGAGTGTTTTACTAGACAAATTTATCAAAGATATTCAAGTAAGACGCAGCATTGACAAAACTTATGAAATCATTACCTACAGCCTTTTTGAAACAATTGTCGTGGCTCTTGGTGCAACAATTAAAGTTAGTATTCCTTCAAGCAGCAAAGAGTTACTTGCAGAATTTTCAGATTTGGTATGTGTTTTGCTGGGCTTAGAAATAGGAAAAGAAAGCTGGGAATTTCCTGCTCATATATATCGTGTAGGTGTTACAAATGCAGCTGATAGAGGCTTGGATATGTGGACTAACTTCGGTCCGGCAATTCAAGTTAAACACATGACACTGAATAAAAATTTAGCTGAAAAAATTGTTGATCAAGTAGAAAGTGATAATATTGTGATTGTATGTTGTGATGCAGATGCAGAAGTTATAGAAGTTATCACTAAACAAATTAGTTGGGGACAAAGAGTTCGTGGTATTGTACGTGAGTCTGAATTAATTAACTGGTATGAGCGTTGCTTGCGCGGTAAGTTTTCCAGTCAAACAGCACAACCTCTTATGAATCGTTTAGTAAATAGTTTTAAAGCAGAGTTTCCACAAGCTAGTGCTATGATAGATTTTTTAGAAGAGCATGAATATCTTTCAATGTCTGTAGACAAGGTTTGGGTGACAGACATTGATATAAATTTTTAG
- a CDS encoding restriction endonuclease subunit R, which produces MAKTLQSRDIDLRYLIDNFGIELVLDEKFFPEWQEELPEITDLDKQLLDKVKAGYLNLLNYPPLLEDVVRMAIVDPILFIGDFYLSPFYVKSEESIDIAVPNEDVIIKGRMDILVLKDQFWVMIIESKKSSFSIEEGLAQILSYMLGNPYPDKPSFGMIATGSEFIFVKLVKGNPPRYALSKGFLMRNPGNELYDVLGILKHLTQLVND; this is translated from the coding sequence ATGGCAAAGACACTCCAATCAAGAGATATTGATTTACGGTACTTAATTGATAACTTTGGGATTGAATTAGTTTTAGATGAAAAATTCTTTCCAGAATGGCAAGAGGAATTACCAGAAATTACGGATTTAGATAAACAACTTTTAGACAAAGTGAAAGCTGGTTATTTGAATCTGCTCAATTATCCCCCATTGCTAGAAGATGTTGTTCGGATGGCAATTGTAGATCCAATCCTTTTTATTGGTGATTTTTACTTATCTCCTTTTTATGTAAAATCAGAAGAATCTATAGATATTGCTGTACCAAATGAAGACGTAATCATCAAAGGTAGAATGGATATTTTAGTTTTGAAAGATCAATTTTGGGTGATGATTATTGAATCAAAAAAATCCTCTTTTTCTATTGAAGAAGGACTTGCACAAATTCTTTCTTATATGTTAGGTAATCCCTATCCTGATAAACCGAGTTTTGGGATGATTGCTACAGGTAGCGAGTTCATTTTTGTGAAATTAGTCAAAGGAAATCCACCTCGTTATGCTTTATCAAAAGGTTTTTTAATGCGTAATCCTGGAAATGAATTATATGATGTGCTGGGTATTCTCAAGCATTTAACGCAATTGGTGAATGATTAA
- a CDS encoding DNA cytosine methyltransferase, producing the protein MLRLQGFPEDYQIIGSYQAMRKLAGNSVAIPCVMAVVREVLNAMLGKVL; encoded by the coding sequence ATGCTAAGATTACAAGGTTTCCCTGAAGATTATCAGATTATTGGTAGTTATCAAGCTATGAGGAAATTAGCGGGTAATTCTGTAGCTATTCCTTGTGTTATGGCTGTTGTACGTGAGGTTTTAAATGCAATGCTGGGAAAAGTATTATAG
- a CDS encoding DUF1449 domain-containing protein, producing the protein MLIKIPAKEYLAGENMLFSPANLPYWIFLATGIILFLLMILIGGDSELDTDADLDIEANIDLGFGELLAWAGIGKAPLILMLATDLSLWGVIGWMLNVWWGGSNQNQPFSLIAIAIFLISLIISLFLGKLIAKPISKMFAEFSEDASSDRLIGCIGTVSSVYIPAENINKIGQVDIFDSKGNFLTLNAVIPEWATIAPQRGEKVIVLEIKQQNYLVIAKDSVDEEHWLNNSESKYQN; encoded by the coding sequence ATGCTCATAAAAATACCTGCTAAAGAATATCTTGCAGGAGAAAATATGCTGTTTAGTCCAGCTAACTTACCTTATTGGATTTTCCTGGCTACGGGAATAATACTTTTCCTATTGATGATTTTAATAGGAGGAGATTCAGAATTAGATACTGATGCAGATTTAGATATAGAAGCTAACATTGATTTAGGGTTTGGAGAACTTCTAGCATGGGCTGGTATTGGCAAAGCTCCATTAATATTAATGTTGGCAACTGATTTAAGTTTGTGGGGTGTGATTGGTTGGATGTTAAATGTTTGGTGGGGAGGAAGTAATCAAAATCAACCATTTTCATTAATAGCGATCGCCATTTTTTTGATATCTTTAATTATCAGTTTATTTCTAGGTAAATTGATAGCTAAACCCATCAGTAAAATGTTTGCTGAATTTAGTGAAGATGCGAGTAGCGATCGCCTAATTGGTTGCATTGGTACTGTGAGTTCTGTTTATATTCCCGCAGAAAATATCAATAAAATTGGTCAAGTTGATATTTTCGATTCAAAAGGTAATTTTTTAACTCTTAATGCTGTTATTCCAGAATGGGCAACTATCGCTCCACAACGAGGAGAAAAAGTCATTGTCCTTGAAATTAAACAGCAGAATTATCTAGTGATCGCCAAGGATAGTGTAGATGAAGAACATTGGTTAAATAACTCAGAATCTAAATATCAAAATTAA
- a CDS encoding SPFH domain-containing protein — translation MLFWLTFIQALPTVDTQQISSLQLQSETEYSTTIHPKFPISTQPTLAQINGGIVFPGVIVFLVILLLLSLFAYTRVYVVTPNNEAFVRTGGLFTKKKSVILYGGCIVLPGFHQLTRVPLREMSIDVERTGKLAVRTKDYLRADIRVTFYVCINASEDDVLTAAARLSQNGTKITPNDIKDALEKRADDAIRAAAKTKDLAEIDSDKLGFAQEVLNLVGTDLKKVGLTLNNIAISEILESVTYDPDNFFDAQGVRLRTEIIQRSIQQKREVELATQVAIEQKELDAQKRSLQIAQEQESAKLAQKLQVEAMKAQREREIQEAKDREAATVQRTKILQEKSVEEEEIRRKLGLQQSQIEADIALEERNKQLKVAQALQKQEAEIAEISRQQSVESGKLKAQVQIVESERLARIAQEDVAIAIANKKRESFVAQAEQAQAEESVKTASEVEKAEREKRLSIIVAEREAQERSIGDRNVVEIDAFRRRRQAEIAQEAAELEAEAIRILADANRDKDLAEAEGIQAKITAENSISNANLSAKILTTIWPELAEKLPEIMTALAPQPGVLGDTRIYSFPGANGNNGSQDINKLLLSTSGLSLINTLLEDGKLGDLIGQVSQAVNNQNNHSVTTSSLNNQDQQVN, via the coding sequence ATGCTTTTTTGGTTAACATTTATTCAGGCTCTACCAACTGTTGATACTCAACAAATATCATCATTACAGTTACAATCAGAAACAGAATATTCAACCACAATTCATCCTAAATTTCCCATTTCTACTCAACCGACTTTAGCCCAAATTAACGGGGGAATTGTATTTCCGGGTGTGATAGTTTTTTTGGTGATCTTACTGTTATTAAGTCTGTTTGCTTACACCAGAGTTTATGTAGTCACACCCAATAACGAAGCATTTGTGAGAACTGGAGGATTATTTACTAAGAAGAAATCGGTAATTCTCTATGGTGGTTGTATTGTTTTACCAGGTTTTCATCAATTAACTCGTGTACCTTTACGAGAAATGTCTATTGATGTAGAACGCACTGGAAAACTAGCAGTGAGAACCAAAGATTACCTGAGAGCAGATATTAGAGTTACATTTTATGTATGTATCAATGCCTCAGAAGATGATGTCTTAACCGCAGCGGCAAGACTATCTCAAAATGGGACAAAAATCACACCTAATGATATCAAAGATGCCTTAGAAAAAAGGGCTGATGATGCCATTAGAGCGGCTGCGAAAACAAAAGATTTAGCAGAAATTGATTCCGATAAATTAGGTTTTGCACAGGAAGTTTTGAATTTAGTAGGAACAGATTTAAAGAAAGTAGGATTAACTTTAAATAACATTGCCATTTCGGAAATCTTAGAAAGTGTTACCTACGATCCTGATAACTTTTTTGATGCTCAAGGTGTGCGGTTACGAACGGAAATTATCCAACGTTCTATTCAACAAAAAAGAGAAGTAGAATTAGCTACCCAAGTAGCAATAGAACAAAAAGAACTAGATGCTCAAAAGCGATCGCTACAAATTGCCCAAGAACAAGAAAGTGCAAAATTAGCTCAAAAATTGCAAGTTGAAGCCATGAAAGCACAACGAGAAAGGGAAATTCAAGAAGCGAAAGATCGAGAAGCTGCGACAGTACAAAGAACCAAAATCTTGCAAGAAAAATCCGTGGAAGAGGAAGAAATTCGCAGAAAATTAGGTTTACAACAAAGTCAAATTGAAGCGGATATTGCTTTAGAAGAACGGAATAAACAACTCAAAGTAGCCCAAGCATTACAAAAACAAGAAGCAGAAATAGCCGAAATTTCCCGTCAACAAAGTGTGGAATCTGGTAAACTGAAAGCACAAGTACAAATAGTAGAATCAGAAAGATTAGCGAGAATAGCGCAGGAAGATGTAGCTATAGCAATTGCTAATAAAAAACGGGAAAGTTTTGTAGCCCAAGCGGAACAAGCACAAGCGGAAGAGTCGGTAAAAACTGCCAGTGAAGTTGAAAAAGCGGAACGGGAGAAACGCCTATCTATTATTGTTGCCGAAAGAGAAGCACAGGAACGGAGTATTGGCGATCGCAACGTTGTGGAAATTGACGCTTTCCGTCGTCGTCGTCAAGCAGAAATTGCCCAGGAAGCAGCGGAATTAGAAGCAGAAGCAATTCGTATTCTTGCCGATGCAAATCGTGATAAAGACTTAGCAGAAGCTGAAGGTATTCAAGCTAAAATTACAGCGGAAAATAGCATTAGTAATGCTAATTTAAGTGCCAAAATACTCACCACGATTTGGCCAGAATTAGCAGAAAAACTCCCAGAAATCATGACCGCTTTAGCACCACAACCAGGAGTTTTAGGAGATACTCGCATTTATTCTTTCCCCGGTGCAAACGGTAATAACGGCAGTCAAGATATAAACAAGTTGTTATTATCAACTAGCGGACTTTCTTTAATTAACACCCTCTTGGAAGATGGGAAATTAGGTGATTTAATTGGGCAAGTTAGTCAAGCAGTAAATAATCAAAATAATCACTCAGTTACAACATCTAGTTTAAATAATCAGGATCAACAAGTTAATTGA
- a CDS encoding DUF2288 domain-containing protein — protein MSDLKEQLKANLDEAEWDWLVPHAQRDAIIVVTDGLDILDVGEAIASDNLPAVQNWIDEQLLTKPTPEQLGNWNSDRAKRFNALIVEPYVLIQEKTAS, from the coding sequence ATGTCGGATTTGAAAGAACAATTAAAAGCAAACTTAGATGAAGCAGAATGGGATTGGTTAGTTCCCCACGCTCAAAGGGATGCAATAATTGTTGTCACAGATGGTTTAGATATATTGGATGTGGGAGAAGCGATCGCTAGTGATAATCTTCCTGCTGTACAAAATTGGATTGATGAACAATTGCTAACTAAACCCACACCAGAACAGTTAGGAAATTGGAACAGCGATCGCGCTAAAAGATTTAATGCTTTAATTGTTGAACCCTATGTTTTAATTCAAGAAAAAACTGCTAGTTAA